The proteins below come from a single Bryobacter aggregatus MPL3 genomic window:
- a CDS encoding SDR family NAD(P)-dependent oxidoreductase translates to MASYFDLTGQTAIVTGAAAGIGEVIARRLANSGATVVIADLNVTAGSEVAASLPNHSFALSLDVASSESCEKLIADTIARTGRVDILVNNAGVAGKAAPIWEQTNDDWALCVSVNLNGPFYLCRAVLPHMRERKYGRIVNIASIAGKEGNPNMSAYSATKAGLIGFTKSLGKEVAQEGICANCVTPAVVRTKMLEQLTPAQVDYMTQRIPMRRTGEPEEIAAVVHFLASPDASFVTAQTYDASGGRATY, encoded by the coding sequence ATGGCGTCATATTTTGATCTCACCGGACAGACAGCGATTGTAACTGGAGCCGCAGCGGGCATTGGCGAAGTAATCGCCCGCCGCCTGGCCAACAGTGGCGCGACCGTTGTTATCGCCGACCTGAATGTTACGGCTGGCTCAGAAGTTGCCGCCTCGCTTCCGAATCATTCCTTCGCACTTTCGCTCGATGTCGCATCGAGCGAAAGCTGCGAAAAGTTGATTGCCGACACGATTGCCCGTACAGGACGTGTCGACATTCTTGTGAACAACGCCGGGGTGGCCGGGAAGGCCGCGCCGATCTGGGAACAGACCAATGACGATTGGGCCCTTTGCGTTTCTGTGAATCTGAACGGACCTTTTTATCTCTGCCGCGCGGTTCTGCCTCACATGCGAGAGCGTAAGTACGGCCGCATCGTGAACATTGCTTCGATTGCCGGCAAAGAAGGCAACCCAAATATGAGTGCATACTCGGCCACCAAGGCTGGCCTCATTGGGTTTACGAAATCTCTTGGAAAAGAAGTGGCGCAGGAAGGCATCTGCGCTAACTGCGTGACGCCCGCCGTTGTTCGCACGAAGATGCTGGAGCAACTGACGCCGGCGCAAGTCGACTACATGACACAGCGCATCCCAATGCGCCGTACCGGAGAGCCGGAAGAGATTGCCGCTGTGGTGCATTTTCTCGCGAGTCCGGACGCCTCCTTTGTCACCGCCCAAACCTATGATGCCTCCGGTGGCCGGGCAACCTACTAA
- a CDS encoding HEAT repeat domain-containing protein, which yields MPIQPSAYAQTPVSTLLDEVGKGRIGFDQRLIAAIVARPEESVEALVAYGSKPAEGARLEIDADILNLLAHLPGAPAIDYIATLLREGFTELPSSMVKIAREAGAGAIEPLINAYRALEEDASGEVAFLLAGLGVHDQRIFDIILERLDFDMEDGAILLGLYGDKAGIAPLEKLLAEVGKNREIEFALEQLKHIAPEIPEPEIDFLEDYAATAGPEFEVLDDDEIVEFATSHEDEAVRLAALDVLEDLELPETAVTPLMALAAGSDTIAVRAAAFRALARLNQIAEVRSVAEATLEDSHAPAALRAASLITLLPDSVPAKKLRTYVEEFLANPSSRADGVHAMWRSREASYNTRFGAFLEDPDLAVRRQAIRGAGVCGDVTAIGKLRDLMLDDDVRKDAIFAYSMAVPSDVSPSRMRSLFKRIEKEAGGLNHDETTAVAIALDMRLEADGKEAIFLSEVEDADEHEGHQHD from the coding sequence ATGCCAATCCAACCCTCCGCCTATGCTCAGACGCCTGTCTCCACTTTGCTCGATGAAGTGGGCAAGGGCCGCATTGGTTTTGACCAGCGCCTGATTGCCGCGATTGTGGCGCGTCCCGAAGAATCGGTCGAGGCGCTGGTTGCCTATGGCAGCAAGCCCGCGGAAGGAGCGCGTCTTGAGATCGATGCCGATATTCTGAATCTGCTCGCCCATCTGCCTGGGGCTCCGGCCATCGATTACATCGCGACGCTGCTCCGGGAAGGCTTCACCGAATTGCCTTCGAGCATGGTCAAGATTGCCCGTGAAGCTGGTGCCGGTGCGATCGAACCCTTGATCAACGCCTATCGAGCGCTGGAAGAAGACGCGAGCGGCGAAGTGGCCTTTTTGCTGGCTGGTCTCGGCGTGCATGACCAGCGCATCTTTGACATCATCCTCGAACGTCTCGACTTTGACATGGAAGATGGCGCCATCCTGCTGGGTCTCTATGGCGATAAGGCTGGCATTGCACCGCTTGAGAAGCTGCTTGCCGAAGTGGGGAAGAATCGCGAGATCGAGTTTGCCCTGGAACAGTTGAAGCACATCGCTCCTGAGATCCCTGAGCCCGAGATCGATTTCCTGGAGGACTACGCCGCAACTGCTGGTCCTGAATTTGAAGTCCTTGACGACGATGAGATTGTAGAATTCGCGACTTCGCATGAAGACGAAGCGGTGCGTCTAGCGGCTCTCGATGTTCTTGAAGATCTGGAGCTTCCTGAGACGGCCGTGACGCCGTTGATGGCCCTTGCCGCCGGTAGCGATACCATTGCGGTTCGTGCTGCGGCATTCCGTGCCTTGGCCCGGTTGAATCAGATTGCCGAAGTCCGTTCGGTGGCGGAAGCGACTCTTGAAGACAGCCATGCGCCTGCGGCTCTGCGGGCGGCGAGTCTGATTACCTTGTTGCCGGATAGTGTTCCAGCAAAGAAGCTGCGGACTTATGTCGAAGAGTTTCTGGCGAATCCCAGCTCACGCGCCGATGGGGTCCATGCAATGTGGCGCTCGCGCGAAGCGAGCTACAACACGCGCTTTGGTGCTTTCCTTGAGGATCCGGATCTGGCCGTGCGTCGCCAGGCGATTCGTGGGGCGGGCGTTTGTGGCGATGTCACCGCGATTGGCAAGCTGCGGGATCTGATGCTGGACGATGATGTGCGCAAGGATGCGATCTTTGCTTACTCGATGGCCGTACCGAGCGACGTATCGCCGAGCCGGATGCGTAGCCTTTTCAAGCGAATTGAAAAGGAAGCCGGCGGCTTGAATCACGACGAGACCACTGCTGTTGCGATTGCTCTCGACATGCGTCTTGAAGCCGACGGCAAAGAGGCGATCTTCCTCAGTGAGGTGGAAGATGCTGATGAGCACGAAGGTCATCAACACGACTAA
- a CDS encoding glycosyltransferase gives MRVAFFTDSFHEINGVAHTSRNLDAFARRRNLPFLSVHAGATTELRRTGNHLELSLKRTVLGIPLDNNMSFDLFFARHWRRTMQAFRDFQPDVVHITGPSDVGILGAVAAKHMGVPILASWHTNLHEYAGTRLGSIVGAFLGESSRSKLEQFAESKALDALSLYYRMGRLLLAPNEELRRMLEQKTGRPCQLMHRGVERDLFHPLRRTRRDATLVLGFCGRLRPEKNVRLLVKLEEMLLAEGVTNYKFLIVGDGSEREWLRQNLKSVELPGVLRGEQLAEAYANMDVFLFPSWTDTFGNVILESLACGTPCVVNTGGGPKFLVENEVTGMIASSDAKFVAAAASLARNPEHRFRLREGALQSKFVQSWDEVFERLYRSYSECAARTTLSTAIRQPEVV, from the coding sequence ATGCGTGTAGCGTTTTTTACAGATTCCTTTCATGAGATCAATGGTGTTGCCCACACCAGCCGCAATCTCGATGCCTTTGCGCGCCGTAGAAACCTCCCTTTTCTCAGTGTTCATGCCGGTGCCACGACAGAGCTTCGTCGCACCGGGAATCATCTCGAGTTGAGTCTCAAGCGCACTGTGCTCGGCATTCCGCTGGATAACAATATGAGTTTCGACCTGTTCTTTGCGCGGCACTGGCGGCGCACGATGCAGGCATTCCGGGACTTTCAGCCGGACGTGGTCCACATCACCGGTCCGAGCGATGTGGGGATTCTTGGCGCGGTGGCCGCAAAGCACATGGGCGTTCCAATTCTCGCCAGTTGGCACACCAACCTGCACGAGTACGCGGGCACCCGTCTCGGGAGCATCGTAGGCGCTTTTCTGGGTGAAAGCTCGCGCTCGAAGCTGGAGCAGTTCGCAGAGAGCAAAGCCCTTGATGCCTTAAGTCTGTACTACCGCATGGGGCGACTTTTACTGGCGCCCAATGAAGAACTACGCAGGATGCTCGAACAGAAGACTGGCCGTCCGTGTCAGCTCATGCACCGTGGCGTCGAGCGTGACCTCTTTCATCCGTTGCGACGCACGCGCCGGGACGCCACGCTCGTCTTGGGGTTCTGTGGCCGTTTGCGTCCTGAGAAGAACGTACGGCTGCTGGTGAAGCTGGAAGAGATGCTGCTCGCCGAAGGAGTGACGAACTACAAGTTCCTGATCGTTGGCGATGGCAGCGAGCGAGAGTGGCTGCGGCAGAATCTGAAGTCGGTCGAATTGCCGGGCGTGCTGCGCGGCGAGCAACTGGCGGAAGCCTACGCGAATATGGACGTCTTTCTCTTTCCGAGCTGGACCGACACCTTCGGCAATGTGATCCTCGAGTCGCTTGCCTGCGGTACCCCCTGCGTTGTCAATACCGGAGGCGGGCCGAAGTTCCTGGTTGAGAATGAGGTCACGGGCATGATCGCTTCGAGCGATGCGAAGTTCGTCGCTGCCGCTGCATCACTTGCCCGGAATCCCGAGCATCGTTTCCGCCTGCGCGAGGGGGCGCTCCAATCGAAGTTTGTGCAGAGCTGGGATGAGGTCTTCGAGCGGCTCTACCGGTCCTACTCCGAGTGCGCAGCGAGGACGACGCTTTCAACCGCAATCCGGCAGCCTGAAGTGGTTTGA